One genomic segment of Methylocystis sp. SC2 includes these proteins:
- a CDS encoding NADH-quinone oxidoreductase subunit B family protein: MQKFLLQGLLRRALTEHAPIPNAASIAELGYTLGRAARRKLGRSLSIREVDAGSCNGCELEIHALSNAYYDLERFGLRFVASPRHADVLLVTGPVTKNMREALERTYAATPDPKWVIAVGDCAFDGGVYCESYACVGAVANVVPVDLHIRGCPPDPTTLLKGLIAFVETMS; encoded by the coding sequence ATGCAGAAATTCTTGCTTCAGGGCTTGCTCCGCCGCGCTCTGACCGAACACGCCCCTATTCCGAATGCGGCGTCGATCGCCGAGCTCGGCTACACGCTGGGGCGCGCCGCGCGCCGAAAACTGGGCCGCAGCCTGTCGATCCGCGAAGTCGACGCGGGCTCCTGCAATGGCTGCGAGCTGGAGATCCACGCGCTGAGCAACGCCTATTACGATCTCGAGAGATTCGGCCTGCGCTTCGTGGCGTCGCCGCGTCACGCCGACGTCCTGCTCGTCACCGGGCCGGTGACGAAAAACATGCGCGAAGCGCTTGAGCGCACCTATGCGGCGACGCCGGATCCGAAATGGGTGATCGCCGTCGGCGACTGCGCCTTTGACGGCGGCGTTTATTGCGAGAGCTACGCATGCGTGGGCGCCGTCGCGAACGTCGTCCCGGTCGATCTCCATATTCGCGGCTGCCCGCCTGATCCCACAACGCTGCTCAAAGGGCTGATCGCCTTCGTTGAAACGATGAGCTGA
- a CDS encoding NADH-quinone oxidoreductase subunit C — MNFASKQIAAQPSPPTCLPWPREIVDRPGWLALTESLVTGERELLSLWGESSSVHMAVLDEREPRLRIITLECPEGSFPSVGRLHPPALRLERAIRDLYGLRAENAPDERRWLDHGRWGVRHPCSAPETIDSANDAYAFLPAEGEPLHQIAVGPVHAGIIEPGHFRFSANGETVVRLEERLGFVHKGVDQLMTGASMERAGRLAARVSGDSTVAYSLAFSQAIEAAFDVKVPPRATYLRALMAELERLANHFGDIGGICNDAAFALMHAQCGIVRERILREAASCFGHRLMMDRIAPGGVLVDLEQKNVTALFTLIEWIELMTPRLIALFGDTTSLQDRTVGTGVVSEALAKQYACGGYVGRASGRTFDARKAIGYAPYSQLRFEIGASKEGDVDARVWVRFDEIRASLRIVRQILDEAPQGPTIAAWALPEDWTREGAALVEGFRGDIFVWLRIRADGVVQRCHLRDPSWFQWPLLEAAIKDNIVADFPLCNKSFNCSYSGHDL, encoded by the coding sequence ATGAACTTCGCCAGCAAACAGATAGCGGCCCAGCCGTCGCCGCCGACATGCCTGCCCTGGCCGCGCGAGATCGTCGACAGACCTGGCTGGCTCGCTCTTACCGAAAGTCTTGTGACGGGCGAGCGCGAACTCCTCAGCCTTTGGGGCGAAAGTTCGAGCGTTCACATGGCGGTGCTCGACGAGCGGGAGCCCCGCCTGCGCATCATCACATTGGAGTGCCCTGAAGGCTCCTTTCCATCGGTCGGGCGATTGCATCCGCCGGCGTTGAGGCTCGAGCGCGCGATCCGCGATCTTTATGGCCTGCGAGCCGAAAATGCGCCCGACGAGCGGCGTTGGCTCGATCATGGCCGCTGGGGCGTGCGCCATCCCTGCAGCGCGCCCGAAACGATCGACTCCGCCAATGACGCCTACGCGTTTCTTCCCGCGGAAGGCGAACCGCTCCACCAGATAGCGGTCGGACCCGTGCACGCCGGCATTATCGAGCCCGGCCACTTCCGCTTTTCAGCCAATGGCGAAACCGTCGTGCGGCTTGAGGAGCGGCTTGGCTTCGTTCACAAGGGCGTCGACCAGCTGATGACCGGCGCCTCGATGGAGCGCGCCGGGCGTCTCGCGGCGCGCGTGTCCGGCGACAGCACGGTCGCCTATAGCCTCGCCTTTTCGCAGGCGATCGAAGCGGCGTTCGACGTCAAAGTTCCGCCGCGCGCGACATATCTGCGCGCGCTGATGGCTGAACTCGAACGGCTCGCCAATCATTTCGGCGATATCGGCGGCATCTGCAACGACGCGGCCTTCGCACTGATGCATGCGCAATGCGGCATCGTCCGCGAACGCATTTTGAGGGAGGCAGCGAGCTGTTTCGGACACCGCCTGATGATGGATCGCATCGCGCCGGGCGGCGTTCTCGTCGATTTGGAGCAAAAGAACGTCACGGCGCTTTTCACGCTGATCGAGTGGATCGAACTCATGACTCCGCGGCTGATCGCGCTCTTCGGCGACACGACGTCGCTGCAGGATCGGACCGTCGGAACTGGCGTCGTCAGCGAGGCGCTCGCAAAGCAATATGCCTGCGGGGGCTATGTCGGACGCGCCTCCGGCCGGACATTCGACGCGCGCAAGGCGATCGGCTACGCCCCCTACTCGCAGCTGAGGTTTGAGATCGGCGCCTCGAAGGAAGGCGACGTCGACGCGCGCGTCTGGGTCCGGTTCGATGAGATCAGAGCCTCGCTGCGAATCGTCAGACAGATTCTCGACGAAGCGCCGCAGGGGCCGACCATCGCCGCCTGGGCGCTGCCGGAGGACTGGACGCGCGAAGGCGCCGCGCTCGTCGAAGGATTCCGCGGCGATATATTTGTCTGGTTGCGCATCCGCGCCGACGGCGTGGTGCAGCGCTGTCATTTGCGCGATCCGTCCTGGTTCCAGTGGCCGCTGCTCGAAGCGGCGATCAAGGACAACATCGTCGCCGACTTCCCCCTCTGCAACAAATCCTTCAACTGTTCCTACTCGGGGCATGATCTCTAG
- a CDS encoding hydrogenase 4 subunit F gives MSSDLLLVSNALVGIPAAAAIAVALEPVYRRSAIINLCASGATFLFALVLLVVEPESGGYLFVDDLNIVFVVLSTFIGFTTSVYSASYIDHEIETGRLTTKNVRFYHAMYQSLMCAMNLALLASNIGLMWVAVEVATLTTVLMVGIYRTPHALEAAWKYFILGSVGIALALFGTILIYMAAEPVLGQGYDAMVWKTLMSQAPQFNPRMLNVAFVFLMLGYGTKVGLAPMHAWLPDAHAEGPTPISAVLSGLLLNVALYAVLRFKMLLTANAAAITPGPLMITLGLASLIMAAFMLYRRGDIKRLFAYSSIEHMGIIAFAFGMGGPLANFAGLLHMTMHSLTKSAIFFSVGHIAQVKGTQRIADIRGLTQSQPALGWSLVAGVVAIIGLPPLGIFMSEFLVVSSTFARQPLLAIPLVFGLLLAFGALLLRLTGMAFGAPSHDQGEVKASMWPVYAHLSLVLLAGTYLPSDVVTWFQNVARLLG, from the coding sequence ATGAGTTCCGATCTTTTGCTGGTGTCGAACGCGCTTGTGGGCATTCCCGCCGCCGCGGCCATCGCGGTCGCGCTTGAACCGGTCTACCGACGCTCGGCGATCATCAATCTCTGCGCCTCCGGCGCGACGTTTCTCTTCGCGCTTGTGCTTCTCGTCGTCGAGCCCGAAAGCGGCGGCTATCTCTTTGTCGATGATCTCAACATCGTCTTTGTCGTGCTCTCGACCTTCATCGGCTTCACCACGAGCGTCTATAGCGCGAGCTATATCGATCATGAGATCGAAACCGGCCGGCTGACCACGAAAAACGTCCGCTTCTATCACGCGATGTATCAGTCGCTGATGTGCGCGATGAATCTGGCGCTGCTCGCCAGCAACATCGGCCTCATGTGGGTCGCGGTCGAGGTCGCGACCCTGACGACCGTGTTGATGGTCGGCATCTACCGCACGCCGCATGCGCTCGAGGCCGCTTGGAAATATTTCATCCTCGGCAGCGTCGGGATCGCGCTGGCGCTTTTTGGCACGATCCTCATTTACATGGCGGCCGAGCCGGTGCTGGGGCAGGGCTATGACGCCATGGTCTGGAAGACGCTGATGTCGCAGGCGCCGCAGTTCAATCCGCGGATGCTCAACGTCGCCTTCGTGTTCCTGATGCTCGGCTACGGCACCAAGGTGGGGCTGGCGCCGATGCACGCCTGGCTTCCGGATGCGCATGCGGAAGGCCCGACGCCGATCTCGGCGGTCTTGTCCGGACTCCTGCTCAATGTCGCGCTCTACGCGGTGCTGCGGTTCAAGATGCTGCTGACGGCGAATGCGGCGGCGATTACGCCAGGCCCGCTGATGATCACGCTCGGCCTTGCATCTCTCATCATGGCGGCCTTCATGCTTTACCGCCGCGGCGACATCAAGCGGCTGTTCGCCTACTCCTCCATCGAGCACATGGGCATCATCGCCTTCGCTTTCGGCATGGGCGGACCGCTCGCCAATTTCGCCGGTCTGCTGCACATGACGATGCACAGCCTGACGAAGTCCGCGATCTTCTTCTCGGTCGGTCACATCGCGCAGGTCAAGGGCACGCAGAGAATCGCCGACATCAGAGGGCTGACGCAGAGCCAGCCGGCGCTCGGCTGGTCCCTCGTCGCCGGCGTCGTCGCCATCATCGGCCTGCCGCCGCTGGGCATCTTCATGAGCGAATTTCTCGTCGTGAGTTCGACCTTCGCGCGCCAGCCGCTCCTGGCTATTCCGCTGGTTTTCGGCCTGCTGCTGGCGTTTGGCGCCCTGCTGTTGCGGCTCACCGGGATGGCGTTCGGCGCGCCAAGCCACGACCAAGGCGAGGTGAAGGCTTCGATGTGGCCTGTCTACGCGCATCTCTCGCTTGTGCTGCTGGCGGGAACCTATCTCCCCTCTGACGTCGTGACCTGGTTCCAGAATGTCGCGCGGCTGTTGGGTTGA
- a CDS encoding hydrogenase-4 component E, translating to MELLTIDIAHVLAGALLLTSFMLLYQDRLSGLINIYTLHAVILSLSVAWQAYYQDAHHLYLTAAIAAIFKALIIPFSLRRIIKRLGIHRTVEVVGGVGVTMLIGIFLVALSLVVMLPATASADPLSREDIAFALAIVLLGLLMMVTRRNVVSQIIGFMSLENGLVLAAAGANGMPLVVEISVAFSILIAFIVIGIFLFRIRERFDNVDLSELDRVRGGRS from the coding sequence ATGGAGCTTTTGACAATCGACATCGCCCATGTGCTGGCGGGCGCGCTCCTGCTGACGAGCTTCATGCTGCTGTATCAGGACCGACTGTCGGGGCTCATCAATATCTACACGCTCCACGCCGTCATTCTGTCGCTGTCGGTCGCCTGGCAGGCCTATTACCAGGACGCACATCATCTCTATCTAACGGCCGCCATCGCGGCGATCTTCAAGGCGCTGATCATTCCCTTCAGCCTCCGCCGAATCATCAAGCGCTTGGGCATCCACCGCACCGTGGAGGTCGTTGGCGGCGTCGGCGTCACCATGCTTATCGGCATATTTCTCGTGGCGCTGTCGCTCGTCGTCATGCTGCCGGCGACCGCCTCCGCCGATCCGCTGTCGCGCGAGGACATCGCATTCGCCTTGGCGATCGTGCTGCTGGGGCTGTTGATGATGGTGACGCGGCGCAACGTCGTGAGCCAGATTATCGGCTTCATGTCGCTGGAAAATGGTCTGGTTTTGGCGGCGGCGGGGGCGAACGGCATGCCGCTCGTCGTCGAGATCAGCGTCGCATTTTCCATTCTCATCGCCTTCATCGTGATCGGCATCTTCCTGTTCCGCATCCGCGAGCGATTCGACAACGTCGACCTTTCTGAACTCGATCGCGTGCGTGGAGGACGTTCATGA
- a CDS encoding respiratory chain complex I subunit 1 family protein — translation MTLLFNILAQSVQMLLVLALAPLLIGFLRKLKARLLRRKGPPIIQPWRDLIRLLRKDVVLAENASWLYRAAPYLIFAMTWVAASLVPTFATGLTFSWSADLIAIIALLGSARFFLALAGMDIGTSFGGIGSSREAMFGSLAEPAMMMIVFTVSFVAGTTQLSEIAAYMAGNLELRASVGMALVALLIVAIAENGRIPVDNPATHLELTMVHEAMVLEYSGRYLALIELASALKLLLYLSLIACVFFPVGLASHDAGAKAMMIGLCAYVLKLAIGGGALALFETTTAKMRIFRVPDFLGAGLMLGLLATLLVFVTRSL, via the coding sequence ATGACGCTTCTTTTCAACATCCTGGCGCAGAGCGTCCAAATGCTTTTGGTGCTTGCGCTCGCGCCGCTGCTTATCGGCTTCCTTCGAAAGCTGAAGGCGCGCCTCTTGCGCCGCAAAGGGCCGCCGATCATCCAACCCTGGCGCGATCTCATCCGGTTGCTGCGCAAGGACGTCGTCCTCGCCGAGAATGCTTCGTGGCTTTACCGCGCTGCGCCCTATCTCATCTTCGCGATGACATGGGTCGCCGCATCGCTCGTGCCGACGTTCGCCACGGGACTGACGTTCAGCTGGTCGGCCGATCTCATCGCCATCATCGCCCTGCTCGGCAGCGCCCGTTTTTTCCTTGCGCTCGCCGGCATGGACATTGGAACGAGTTTTGGCGGCATCGGCTCAAGCCGCGAGGCGATGTTCGGCTCGCTCGCGGAGCCGGCGATGATGATGATCGTCTTCACCGTCTCGTTTGTCGCCGGAACGACGCAGCTCTCTGAAATTGCGGCCTATATGGCCGGAAATCTGGAATTGCGCGCCTCGGTGGGGATGGCGCTCGTTGCGCTCCTCATCGTCGCCATCGCAGAGAATGGACGGATCCCCGTCGATAATCCGGCGACCCATCTCGAGCTGACGATGGTGCATGAGGCGATGGTTCTCGAATATTCCGGGCGCTATCTCGCGCTCATTGAACTCGCCTCGGCGCTCAAGCTGCTCCTTTATCTCTCGCTCATCGCCTGCGTCTTTTTCCCCGTTGGGCTCGCCTCGCATGACGCGGGCGCAAAAGCGATGATGATTGGGCTTTGCGCTTACGTCCTGAAGCTGGCGATCGGCGGCGGCGCGCTTGCGCTGTTCGAGACGACCACGGCCAAGATGCGCATCTTCCGCGTTCCCGACTTTCTCGGCGCGGGGCTGATGCTTGGCCTCCTCGCGACGCTGCTCGTTTTTGTGACACGGAGTCTCTGA
- the hyfB gene encoding hydrogenase 4 subunit B, whose amino-acid sequence MPLYLALTCVSALLAVSIYAIVDRRNHDVSRNVYRFCIGLCGVLFLAAVMPRGAHVVSTALPLGLPWIGMHFRIDVLTAFFLAVVNLGGAAASAYAIGYGAHEKEPMRVLPFYPAFLAGMNLVVLADDAFTFLVAWEFMSLASWALVLTHHHEEENRRAGFVYLLMASFGGFALLMAFGILGGVGGAYDFASIRESTKEGWKAGLVLALAIVGMGSKAGLAPLHIWLPLAHPAAPSHVSALMSGVMTKVAVYGFIRVVFDLLGPPAFWWSIEPMSFGAASALIGVLFATIQSDLKRLLAYSTIENIGIIFIALGLALAFKANGMALPAALAFTAALFHVFNHSLFKSLLFFGAGAVLNASGERSIERLGGLIHAMPKTAVFFLGGCVAIAALPPLNGFVSEWLVFQAILLSPALPQWTVKLLVPAVGVALALSAALGAGCYIRAYGVAFLGRPRSEAARAAHDPDRWSLATMAVLLTLCLTAGLLPSLLIDTISPVAKDFVGGRMPTQAELSWLSIAPIAESRSSYNGLLVFVFILFSAYSARWVIHKFGATRSRRAPAWDCGFIETSPMTQYTGSSFAQPIRRTLGVIAFSVRERLDMPAPGDTRAARLSVDIKDRIFDYLYAPLTRAVESCAAGLNILSLLTIQEYLALVFAALVFLLVLVAI is encoded by the coding sequence ATGCCGCTCTACCTCGCGCTGACTTGTGTCAGCGCCCTGCTCGCCGTCAGCATCTACGCGATAGTCGACAGGCGGAACCACGACGTCAGCCGAAACGTCTACCGCTTTTGCATCGGCCTCTGCGGCGTTCTCTTCCTCGCTGCGGTCATGCCGAGGGGCGCTCACGTCGTTTCGACGGCCTTGCCGCTCGGACTGCCGTGGATCGGCATGCATTTTCGCATCGACGTCCTGACCGCCTTTTTTCTCGCGGTCGTCAATCTGGGCGGCGCGGCGGCCAGCGCTTATGCGATCGGCTATGGCGCGCATGAGAAAGAGCCGATGCGCGTGCTGCCGTTCTATCCAGCTTTTCTCGCTGGCATGAACCTCGTCGTGCTGGCCGACGACGCCTTCACCTTTCTCGTCGCCTGGGAGTTCATGTCGCTTGCTTCATGGGCGCTCGTGCTGACGCATCATCATGAGGAGGAGAACAGGCGCGCCGGCTTCGTCTATTTGTTGATGGCGAGCTTCGGCGGTTTTGCGCTGCTGATGGCGTTCGGCATTCTTGGCGGCGTCGGCGGCGCCTATGACTTCGCCTCGATTCGCGAGTCAACCAAGGAGGGATGGAAGGCGGGCCTCGTCCTGGCTCTCGCGATCGTCGGCATGGGATCCAAGGCCGGACTCGCGCCCTTGCATATCTGGCTCCCGCTCGCCCATCCCGCGGCGCCGAGCCACGTATCGGCGCTGATGAGCGGCGTTATGACGAAGGTCGCCGTCTACGGCTTCATTCGCGTCGTGTTCGATTTGCTCGGCCCGCCCGCCTTCTGGTGGTCGATCGAGCCGATGAGCTTTGGCGCGGCGAGCGCCCTCATCGGCGTTCTCTTCGCGACGATTCAGAGCGATCTGAAGAGGCTGCTCGCCTACAGCACCATCGAGAACATCGGCATCATCTTCATCGCGCTCGGTCTTGCCTTGGCGTTCAAGGCCAATGGCATGGCGCTGCCGGCCGCGCTCGCCTTCACTGCCGCGCTCTTTCACGTTTTCAATCATTCACTGTTCAAGAGCCTGCTGTTTTTTGGCGCCGGCGCGGTATTGAACGCGAGCGGCGAAAGAAGCATCGAACGCCTCGGCGGTCTTATTCACGCCATGCCGAAAACGGCGGTCTTTTTTCTCGGCGGCTGCGTCGCCATCGCCGCCCTGCCGCCGCTGAACGGCTTCGTCTCGGAATGGCTGGTCTTTCAGGCGATCCTGCTGAGCCCCGCGCTGCCGCAATGGACCGTGAAGCTCCTCGTTCCGGCGGTCGGCGTGGCGCTGGCGCTGAGCGCGGCGCTCGGCGCGGGCTGTTACATACGCGCTTATGGCGTCGCTTTTCTAGGGCGCCCCCGCAGCGAAGCGGCGCGCGCGGCGCACGACCCGGATCGCTGGTCGCTCGCGACCATGGCGGTTTTGCTGACGCTGTGCCTCACGGCCGGTCTGCTGCCGAGCCTCCTCATCGACACGATCTCGCCCGTGGCGAAAGATTTTGTCGGCGGCCGCATGCCGACGCAGGCTGAACTCTCCTGGCTCTCGATCGCGCCGATCGCCGAAAGCCGCAGCTCCTACAATGGGCTTCTGGTCTTCGTGTTCATTCTCTTCTCCGCGTATTCGGCGAGATGGGTCATCCACAAATTTGGCGCGACGCGGTCGCGGCGCGCGCCGGCCTGGGACTGCGGCTTCATCGAAACCAGCCCCATGACGCAATACACAGGCAGCAGCTTCGCGCAGCCGATCCGGCGCACCCTTGGCGTCATCGCCTTTTCGGTGCGGGAGCGCCTCGACATGCCCGCGCCTGGCGATACGCGGGCGGCGCGCTTGAGCGTCGACATCAAGGATCGGATCTTCGACTATCTCTATGCGCCGCTCACGCGGGCGGTTGAGTCCTGCGCCGCCGGGCTGAACATCCTCAGTCTCCTGACGATCCAGGAATATCTCGCGCTGGTTTTCGCGGCGCTCGTCTTCCTCCTGGTCCTGGTGGCGATATGA
- a CDS encoding SulP family inorganic anion transporter: protein MKSKAQAVTHDIEAVATEASASHRPSSSSQEWQGADLVGPAMDENSSNPAGTIPTRFTPKTGLAGLAENWRADILSGFLVFLIALPLCLGISMASGFPPQAGIITAVVGGLLVSRIDGSFVTIMGPAAGLIVVILDSVQALGGGDAKAGYHYTLAAIVCASVIQMLMGIMKAGKMSAFFPSSAVHGMLAAIGIIIMAKQIHVMLGVKPDAQTLFATIGAIPASLRDMNPEVAIIGGIGLLILIAWSLVKNRRLKMIPAPLVVVIIGMALAQYFDLDDEHIYLFLPDTPFLPHHEFTIGPKFLVSIPQNFLSGFAFPDFSMIRTGLFWQQVFAICLVGSLESLLSAAAVDKLDPYKRTSDLNRDVAAVGFGNIICGLIGGLPMIAEIVRSSANVNNGARTGWANFFHGLFLLIFVALFPRVIHEIPLASLAALLVFTGYRLASPLEFKKTLAIGWDQLAVFVITIVGVLATDLLIGVAIGIAAEFLFHFWRSVNWGQVFKLRRDIVESAPGVYQVKIGGAAFFANYLALKGDLAKLPKGKTVIFDLSESWCVDHTVMENLHHFCEDYEANGGRAEICGLDQHVATSKHPLAPRKRAA from the coding sequence ATGAAAAGCAAGGCTCAGGCTGTCACCCACGACATCGAGGCGGTTGCAACGGAGGCGAGCGCCTCTCACCGCCCCAGTTCATCGTCGCAAGAATGGCAGGGCGCGGACCTCGTTGGGCCCGCCATGGATGAGAATAGCTCAAATCCCGCAGGGACGATTCCAACCCGGTTCACGCCGAAGACCGGCCTCGCCGGATTGGCCGAAAATTGGCGCGCCGACATTCTGTCCGGCTTTCTGGTCTTTCTTATCGCGCTGCCGCTATGCCTCGGCATTTCGATGGCGTCGGGCTTTCCGCCTCAGGCGGGCATCATCACCGCCGTCGTCGGCGGCCTGCTGGTGTCGCGGATCGATGGCTCCTTCGTCACCATCATGGGTCCGGCGGCAGGCCTCATCGTGGTCATTCTGGACTCGGTGCAGGCGCTCGGCGGCGGCGACGCCAAAGCCGGCTATCACTACACCCTGGCGGCGATCGTATGCGCCAGCGTCATTCAGATGCTGATGGGCATCATGAAAGCCGGCAAGATGAGCGCCTTTTTTCCGTCGTCGGCCGTCCATGGCATGTTGGCGGCGATCGGCATCATCATCATGGCCAAGCAGATACACGTCATGCTCGGCGTGAAGCCGGATGCGCAGACTCTGTTCGCAACGATTGGCGCGATTCCCGCAAGCCTTCGCGACATGAATCCGGAAGTCGCCATCATCGGCGGCATCGGGCTCTTGATCCTGATCGCCTGGTCGCTGGTGAAGAATCGCCGACTGAAAATGATCCCTGCGCCGCTTGTCGTCGTGATCATCGGCATGGCGCTCGCGCAATATTTCGATCTCGACGACGAACATATCTATCTGTTCCTGCCGGACACTCCGTTCCTGCCGCATCATGAATTCACGATCGGTCCGAAATTTCTGGTCTCCATCCCCCAGAACTTCCTTTCGGGCTTCGCCTTTCCCGATTTCTCGATGATCCGCACCGGTCTGTTCTGGCAGCAGGTCTTCGCCATCTGTCTCGTTGGCAGCCTGGAGAGCCTGCTCAGCGCCGCGGCGGTGGATAAGCTCGATCCCTATAAGCGCACCTCGGATCTCAACCGCGACGTCGCGGCGGTCGGCTTCGGCAATATCATCTGCGGCCTGATTGGCGGTCTGCCGATGATCGCGGAAATCGTCCGCAGCTCCGCCAATGTGAATAATGGCGCGCGCACGGGATGGGCGAATTTCTTTCACGGACTGTTCCTGCTGATCTTCGTCGCGCTTTTCCCGAGGGTGATTCACGAGATCCCGCTTGCCTCGCTTGCAGCGCTGCTGGTGTTCACCGGCTACCGACTTGCGTCGCCGCTCGAGTTCAAGAAGACGCTGGCGATCGGCTGGGACCAGCTTGCCGTCTTCGTGATTACCATCGTCGGCGTGCTGGCGACGGACCTGCTTATCGGCGTCGCCATCGGCATCGCCGCCGAGTTCCTGTTCCACTTCTGGCGGAGCGTCAATTGGGGACAGGTCTTCAAGCTGCGTCGCGACATCGTGGAGAGCGCGCCCGGCGTCTATCAGGTCAAAATCGGCGGCGCGGCCTTCTTCGCCAACTACCTCGCGCTTAAGGGCGACCTCGCAAAGCTCCCAAAGGGGAAGACGGTCATCTTTGATCTCTCGGAATCCTGGTGCGTCGACCATACGGTGATGGAGAACCTTCATCACTTTTGCGAGGACTATGAAGCAAATGGCGGCCGCGCAGAGATTTGCGGATTGGATCAACACGTCGCGACGTCAAAGCATCCTCTCGCGCCGCGCAAGCGCGCCGCCTGA
- a CDS encoding response regulator, which yields MTPSISILIVEDDAEIGEFISLYLAAHDIETKVAANAQAMDAAFSAGAYDLLILDLNLPGEDGLSICRRVRSERRIPIIILTAQSEDIDKILGLELGADDYIVKPFNSRELLARIRAVLRRTEPPNAVDGRAGRQAYLFSGWRVDVLAREVVAPCGIKVAMTGAEFDLLHALCENPNRVLTREQLINMTHGPTTGPFERSIDVLISRLRQKIEADPKKPAFIQTVRSEGYIFSTHVARA from the coding sequence TTGACCCCTTCCATTTCAATTCTGATCGTCGAGGACGACGCCGAAATCGGCGAGTTCATCTCCCTCTATCTCGCGGCGCATGATATCGAGACAAAGGTGGCGGCGAACGCCCAGGCGATGGACGCCGCGTTCAGCGCCGGGGCCTATGACCTGCTGATCCTCGATCTTAATCTTCCCGGCGAAGACGGATTGTCGATCTGCCGGCGGGTGCGATCCGAGAGACGCATCCCTATAATCATCCTGACGGCGCAGTCGGAGGACATCGACAAGATATTGGGTCTGGAGCTCGGGGCCGACGATTACATCGTCAAGCCTTTCAATTCGCGCGAGCTGCTGGCGCGCATCCGCGCCGTGCTGAGGCGAACGGAGCCCCCGAACGCCGTCGACGGGCGCGCTGGGCGGCAAGCGTATCTTTTTTCGGGCTGGCGCGTCGATGTGCTCGCTCGAGAGGTCGTCGCGCCTTGCGGCATAAAGGTGGCCATGACCGGCGCAGAATTCGATCTGCTGCATGCCTTGTGCGAAAATCCCAATCGGGTGCTGACGCGTGAGCAGCTGATCAACATGACGCATGGCCCGACGACCGGACCCTTCGAGCGCAGCATCGACGTGCTGATCAGCCGGCTTCGCCAGAAGATCGAGGCGGATCCAAAAAAGCCTGCGTTCATCCAGACGGTTCGCTCCGAGGGCTACATTTTCTCCACTCACGTGGCGCGCGCATGA